The stretch of DNA CTGGCCGCACCACGTGATCCTGACGAGCGGCGCGAGCGAGTCCGCGGCGCTTGCGTTGAAAGGGCGGCCCAGCCTCGGCGTGGCCGCGGTGGAACACGACGCGGTGCTCCGGGCGGCCGAACGCCCGATAACGCTGAACGTCGACGACCGCGGAATCGTCGCCCCCAGCCAGACCACGCAGACGATCGCGCTCCAGTCCGCCAACAGCGAAACCGGCGTATTGCAGGATCGCCCCACCGGCCTCTGGATCGCCGACTGCTCGCAGACCGCCGGCAAGCTCCCGCTCCCCGACGCCGACCTCATCATCGTCTCCGCGCACAAGCTCGGCGGCCCCCCCGGCATAGGCGCGTTGCTGGTCCGCGACCTCGGCCTCCTCGACCCGACCGGTGGACAGGAACGCGGCTATCGCGGCGGCACTGAGAACCTCCCCGGCGCGCTAGGCTTCGCCACCGCGCTGGAGGCTCCGCGAGACTGGTTCGCCGGCATGGCCGATCTCCGCGCCAAGCTCGACGAAGCGATCCTCACAGGCGGCGGTGAGATCGTCGCGCACCACGCCCCGCGCATCCCGACGATAGCCTCCTACCGCATGCCCGGAATCAGCTCCGCCGCGCAGCTTATCCGCCTCGACATGGCCGGGTTCGCCGTCTCCGCGGGCAGCGCCTGTTCGTCCGGCAGCATGCGCCCGAGCCACGTCCTCGCCGCGATGGGCTATTCCGCGCAAGCCGCCGCCGAAGTCGTCCGCGTCAGCTTCGGCTGGACCACGACGGCCGAAGATGTCGCCAAGTTCGCCGAGGCCTGGACGCGCATCGCCACCGACATAAGGCGAGCCGCATGACCTATCTCGACTACCAGGCGACCACCCCCCTCGCGCCCGAAGCGCTCGCCGCGATGCTCCCCTGGCTCGAATCGCAACACGCCAACCCGCATTCCCCCCACCGCGAAGGCCGCCGCGCGAAAGCCGCCGTCGAAGTCGCCCGCAACCAGGTCGCCGCACTGCTCCCCCCCGGTGGCCGCATCGCCTTCACCAG from Sphingomonas faeni encodes:
- a CDS encoding cysteine desulfurase family protein, producing MYLDHAATTPMRPEAMAAVADGMARWANPSSPHAEGRAARAALEDARKRIAKALDWPHHVILTSGASESAALALKGRPSLGVAAVEHDAVLRAAERPITLNVDDRGIVAPSQTTQTIALQSANSETGVLQDRPTGLWIADCSQTAGKLPLPDADLIIVSAHKLGGPPGIGALLVRDLGLLDPTGGQERGYRGGTENLPGALGFATALEAPRDWFAGMADLRAKLDEAILTGGGEIVAHHAPRIPTIASYRMPGISSAAQLIRLDMAGFAVSAGSACSSGSMRPSHVLAAMGYSAQAAAEVVRVSFGWTTTAEDVAKFAEAWTRIATDIRRAA